The Spirochaetota bacterium genomic sequence ACGAAAACCCAATAGAAGTCAAAAAGCGAATAGGGTACCTACCTGAATCAGCTCCCCTGTATCCTGATATGATTGTATATGATTTTTTGCAGTTTATGGCTGATATACGGGATGTGTATGATAAGGAAAGGATTAAAGATGTTGCAATACAGTGTGGCATTACTGAAGTGATGCATAAAAATATAAGTGAGCTGTCAAAGGGATATAAACAGCGTGTTGGACTGGCACAGGCTATTTTACATGATCCTGAGATACTTATTCTTGATGAGCCAACCAACGGGCTTGATCCAAATCAGATTATTGAGATACGTGACCTAATAAAAGAATTAGGGAAAGAAAAGACAGTAATACTGTCAACTCATATATTGCAGGAAGTTGAAGCTACATGTAACAGGGTAATAATAATTGATAAGGGTGCGATAGTAGCTGACGATTCTACCAGTGAACTTAAAAGTGCAAAGGGAAAAGATATTCGTATCAATTGCATTGTTGGTGGTACCACATTTGATGCTATCCATAATGTGTTAAAGAACATTCCAGGTATTAAAGACGTAAAACATGTGCGCGATGAGGGGCAATTGTGCCATATTCAAGTATTGACTGGAGCAGATGTAGATATGCGCCCGGCTGTATTTAATTGTGCCAAAGACAATGGCTGGACACTGTATGAGATGAACAGGGAATACCGAAGCTTGGAGCATGTATTCCGCGAACTTACTGTAGGAGTATAATGAGTATAAGGAGGATGAGGATGGAACAATTTAAGGAAATCATGAAAGGTGCAAAGCTTATTGCTAAAAAGGAACTTTCAGGATATTTTTCAACACCAATAGGATATATTGTTATTTCAGTATTTTTGGTTATTGCAGGATTTTTATTCTTCTCAACATTCTTTTTGTATGGGCAAGCTGAGCTGAGAGCATATTTTGAACTGCTTCCTCTATTGTTTGCCTTTGTAATACCAGCTGTCACCATGCGGCTTTTTGCTGAGGAACGCAACACTGGTTCATTTGAAATGCTTATGACATTGCCTCTGTCAACTGTGCAGGTAGTTATAGGTAAAATTATGGCAGCCACTTTGTTTGCCGCTGTAATGATATCGCCCACTCTGGTATATGCTATATCGGTAGCCTTTGTGGGATCTCTTGATATTGGTCCGGTTATTGGAGGGTATGTAGGTGCAGTGTTACTGGCAGCTGCGTATGCTTCAATTGGTGTGTTTGCATCTTCCATGACAAAAAATCAGATTGTTGCATTCATCATAGGCTTTGCTATTTGCATTGTGCTATCGCTCATTACTAAATTTTTATACTTTATTTCCCCTAAACTGGTTTCACTATTTGAATACATCAGTGCCGACTACCATTTTCAGAATATAGCTCGTGGTGTTGTTGATTCTCGCAATATTATATATTTTGCTTCAGTAATTGTATTAAGCTCAATGGCAAGCATCTATCAGCTGGAGG encodes the following:
- a CDS encoding ABC transporter permease subunit, with the translated sequence MEQFKEIMKGAKLIAKKELSGYFSTPIGYIVISVFLVIAGFLFFSTFFLYGQAELRAYFELLPLLFAFVIPAVTMRLFAEERNTGSFEMLMTLPLSTVQVVIGKIMAATLFAAVMISPTLVYAISVAFVGSLDIGPVIGGYVGAVLLAAAYASIGVFASSMTKNQIVAFIIGFAICIVLSLITKFLYFISPKLVSLFEYISADYHFQNIARGVVDSRNIIYFASVIVLSSMASIYQLEVKR
- a CDS encoding ATP-binding cassette domain-containing protein, producing MINVLNLVKHYGEVKAVDGISFTIRKGEITGLLGPNGAGKTTTLRILTGYLQPTSGVVSVDEFLVNENPIEVKKRIGYLPESAPLYPDMIVYDFLQFMADIRDVYDKERIKDVAIQCGITEVMHKNISELSKGYKQRVGLAQAILHDPEILILDEPTNGLDPNQIIEIRDLIKELGKEKTVILSTHILQEVEATCNRVIIIDKGAIVADDSTSELKSAKGKDIRINCIVGGTTFDAIHNVLKNIPGIKDVKHVRDEGQLCHIQVLTGADVDMRPAVFNCAKDNGWTLYEMNREYRSLEHVFRELTVGV